From the genome of Caldisericia bacterium, one region includes:
- a CDS encoding FAD-dependent thymidylate synthase encodes MKVELIYITPNPEKVIEEAGRTSYQSFNRMEEGSGKKFIRMIIDLGHLSVIEHAVASFRISDVSRSLTHQLVRHRLASFTQKSQRYVDERNFTFVEPPKVKKNPKAHKIYLNFMESVRETYKKLRDLKIPKEDARFVLPNATTTEIVITANLREWRHIVELRGSEHAQWEIRRMTIEILKILKREAPTVFEDFVIVGDHVERRKNVKE; translated from the coding sequence ATGAAAGTTGAACTTATATATATAACACCAAATCCAGAAAAGGTGATTGAAGAAGCAGGTAGAACCTCCTACCAATCCTTTAACAGAATGGAAGAGGGAAGTGGAAAAAAGTTTATAAGAATGATAATTGATCTTGGACACCTCTCTGTTATTGAACATGCAGTGGCAAGCTTTAGAATCAGCGATGTATCACGGAGTCTTACCCATCAACTTGTAAGACACAGACTTGCATCTTTTACCCAGAAGTCTCAAAGATATGTGGATGAAAGAAACTTTACCTTTGTTGAGCCACCGAAGGTAAAGAAAAATCCTAAGGCACATAAAATTTATTTAAACTTTATGGAGAGTGTGAGAGAAACATACAAAAAATTGAGAGATTTAAAAATTCCAAAGGAGGATGCAAGATTTGTGCTTCCCAATGCAACCACAACAGAAATTGTAATTACTGCCAATTTAAGGGAGTGGCGACACATAGTTGAACTCAGAGGAAGTGAACATGCTCAATGGGAGATAAGGAGGATGACAATAGAGATTCTTAAGATACTGAAGAGGGAAGCTCCAACAGTTTTTGAAGATTTTGTTATAGTTGGGGATCATGTGGAAAGGAGGAAGAATGTTAAAGAATGA